One genomic segment of Intestinimonas butyriciproducens includes these proteins:
- a CDS encoding RNA polymerase sigma factor, with the protein MNSPSFVQFPCDSNIRYLPLVYFLPEDLFSQYPTLRRLPRDLSALAASEELISLVDSDQFLKEIMDAAASLAFPHFGFGGWKEHYTGWCPVWRLSYALPLWVKGVEQITGWGLQVLFRMPPHTPIPFFPPEYVSEVFSLAVKRAIKEQGWQPVLDAVREMPCDEDFEPWDTNVRKDFLRKWYHTRSKRVQTVSLEACIEDENSGIHEIADPAGDFTMQVEAEDFCQRFKATLSDKDMEILELRVEGQTYEEIADRLGYKNHSGVVKRMEAIKKRFIQYEKDTGR; encoded by the coding sequence ATGAACAGCCCTTCGTTTGTCCAGTTTCCCTGTGACAGCAATATCCGCTATCTGCCCTTGGTCTACTTCCTACCGGAAGATTTGTTCTCCCAATACCCCACCCTCCGCCGACTGCCGCGGGACTTGTCCGCTCTCGCCGCCTCGGAGGAACTGATCTCGCTGGTTGACAGCGACCAGTTTTTGAAAGAGATTATGGACGCCGCCGCGTCCCTTGCGTTTCCCCACTTCGGCTTCGGCGGCTGGAAGGAGCATTACACGGGCTGGTGTCCCGTTTGGCGTTTATCCTACGCCCTGCCTCTATGGGTCAAGGGCGTGGAACAGATCACCGGCTGGGGACTGCAAGTCCTGTTTCGTATGCCGCCCCATACGCCCATCCCGTTCTTCCCGCCGGAATATGTTTCGGAGGTTTTCTCCTTGGCGGTCAAACGCGCCATCAAGGAACAAGGTTGGCAGCCTGTTTTAGATGCGGTGCGGGAGATGCCCTGCGACGAGGACTTTGAACCGTGGGACACCAATGTTCGCAAGGACTTTTTGCGGAAATGGTATCACACCCGTTCCAAGAGGGTACAGACGGTTTCGCTGGAAGCCTGTATAGAGGACGAGAACAGCGGCATCCATGAGATTGCAGACCCAGCAGGGGACTTCACCATGCAAGTGGAGGCTGAGGACTTCTGCCAGCGGTTCAAGGCTACCCTGTCGGATAAGGATATGGAGATTTTGGAACTGCGGGTGGAGGGCCAAACCTACGAGGAAATTGCGGACAGGCTGGGGTACAAAAATCACAGCGGGGTTGTGAAACGGATGGAGGCCATCAAGAAGCGGTTTATCCAATACGAGAAAGACACAGGGCGCTAA